In Rhineura floridana isolate rRhiFlo1 chromosome 6, rRhiFlo1.hap2, whole genome shotgun sequence, one genomic interval encodes:
- the EMILIN3 gene encoding EMILIN-3 isoform X2 → MGEGCHDNPTDQPGLLPQHPSPKMPPTQKMFPGPRVPPHPKIHTDSFPGLKKNHYGRKIPNLFGDRLDRLEEEVRRLSQSYDSLHNMVSGLGDHLRLTIQEDTSKMIGSLMNSPNVPDTTMGFGIIPDGIVHAADKADLSPYPPVGEILSKVTEVSDSLKTKTDLLDEVHGMVLNHDGQIKHLLESARPSPLTSIDMLEEYVDSRLSNLRMELLDGFEKKLVNIQSTCDYRIKEVQQQCEEGKASNLHLQQTLDGKELEIKKEISQLETQIQGLTIVESCCSNLNYLTKRMDILEKGLHSISESQKNLHSRLDNELSTITLGNIFEGRFEDLEARLNFTERGTGSCCSSVEDSMRGLMGSELDGTRTLFEDKIRTLEERFMTVVDVNNVSSTVALDGAVMPLLEGELAIIRKGMDEKMEVLQSQMATLESTCSLGCISTSKDVEIFRTEIEDCQSKNQDLLLRMDSNSDLLRKLNATILEIQRRIEEEAAESLQGEITLLKINLNTMSKSLTGLKDSVSQYSDTVLHVNSSLDERERKMEDEVHSIQEKINNQGSRLLFSNKRVLNLKGDLERLKSRIINDLSNCKNVAHGLQKEVLQFDDRVAQVEDMCGRLGTVTGSLDHIRNELENNAGTMWGYMNHMNETLASHSQEITLLKDNLLDCQAKVTELAEDISLLESKCQGNQH, encoded by the exons ATGGGAGAAGGATGCCATGACAACCCTACTGACCAGCCAGGGCTTCTGCCCCAGCACCCCAGCCCTAAGATGCCTCCTACACAGAAGATGTTCCCAGGTCCTAGAGTTCCCCCTCATCCCAAAATTCATACAGACTCATTTCCAGGACTAAAGAAGAATCATTATG GTCGAAAAATACCTAATTTGTTTGGAGACCGACTGGATCGGCTAGAGGAAGAAGTCAGGCGTCTCTCACAGTCCTACGACAGCCTGCACAACATGGTGAGTGGCCTGGGGGACCACTTGCGGCTCACCATCCAGGAGGACACCAGTAAGATGATTGGCTCCCTGATGAACAGCCCAAATGTGCCAGACACAACCATGGGATTTGGAATCATTCCTGATGGGATTGTACATGCAGCAGACAAAGCTGACCTCTCCCCTTATCCACCAGTGGGTGAGATCCTAAGCAAAGTGACTGAGGTGAGTGACTCACTGAAAACCAAGACTGACTTGCTAGATGAGGTGCACGGCATGGTGCTGAACCATGATGGGCAGATCAAACACCTGCTGGAGTCAGCTCGGCCTTCTCCCCTCACCTCCATTGATATGCTAGAAGAATATGTGGACAGCAGGCTTAGCAACCTGCGCATGGAGCTGCTGGATGGCTTTGAGAAGAAACTGGTGAACATCCAGAGCACGTGTGATTATCGGATCAAGGAAGTTCAGCAACAATGTGAAGAAGGAAAGGCTTCCAACCTCCATCTTCAGCAGACCCTAGATGGAAAAGAGCTGGAAATAAAGAAGGAAATCTCCCAACTGGAAACCCAGATCCAAGGGCTGACCATTGTGGAAAGCTGCTGTAGCAACTTGAACTACCTCACCAAACGGATGGATATCCTGGAGAAGGGCTTGCACAGTATTTCTGAGTCTCAGAAGAATCTGCACTCCAGGTTGGACAATGAACTTTCTACTATTACCTTGGGGAACATCTTTGAAGGGCGCTTTGAGGACCTTGAAGCCAGACTGAATTTCACAGAAAGGGGAACAGGAAGCTGTTGCTCCAGTGTGGAGGACAGTATGAGAGGTCTGATGGGATCAGAGCTGGATGGCACAAGGACATTGTTTGAGGACAAAATAAGAACCTTGGAGGAGAGATTTATGACCGTTGTTGATGTGAATAATGTCAGCTCCACAGTGGCACTAGATGGCGCTGTAATGCCCCTGTTGGAAGGAGAGCTTGCTATCATAAGGAAGGGAATGGATGAGAAGATGGAAGTACTACAGAGCCAGATGGCCACCTTGGAGAGCACGTGCTCACTGGGTTGCATATCCACTTCCAAAGATGTAGAGATATTTCGTACAGAAATTGAGGATTGCCAGAGCAAGAACCAGGATTTACTGCTCAGAATGGACAGCAACTCTGACCTGCTACGGAAACTTAATGCTACCATCTTGGAGATCCAGAGGCGGATCGAGGAGGAAGCAGCTGAGTCTTTGCAAGGCGAGATAACTCTGTTGAAGATCAACCTGAACACCATGAGCAAGTCCCTAACTGGGCTGAAGGATTCTGTTTCCCAGTACTCGGACACAGTGCTCCATGTCAACTCATCTCTGGACGAACGTGAGCGCAAAATGGAAGATGAGGTCCACTCAATTCAAGAGAAGATCAACAACCAAGGCTCCCGGCTTCTGTTCAGCAACAAGCGTGTCCTAAACCTAAAAGGAGACCTTGAAAGACTCAAGTCCAGAATCATAAATGATTTGAGCAACTGCAAGAATGTGGCTCACGGCCTGCAGAAAGAAGTACTCCAGTTTGATGATCGTGTGGCCCAGGTGGAGGACATGTGTGGCAGACTGGGCACAGTAACGGGGAGTCTGGACCACATCAGAAATGAGTTGGAAAACAATGCAGGAACTATGTGGGGCTACATGAACCATATGAATGAAACCTTAGCTTCCCACTCTCAGGAAATAACTCTACTCAAGGATAACTTGTTGGATTGCCAGGCAAAAGTTACAGAACTAGCTGAAGACATCAGCCTCTTAGAAAGTAAGTGTCAAGGCAACCAGCATTAG
- the EMILIN3 gene encoding EMILIN-3 isoform X1: MNRARRFSGGAFSCASISLLCVGTLVCLTDAKGTYYRHPVPIPYGNRYNLYTSGSRPQLTPGKPMGKHKSYCAYVVQRNITCTLQDGAESYVKAEYHKCSWGPKCPGKVLYHTFFRPRYKIGYKTVTEIAWRCCPGLMGEGCHDNPTDQPGLLPQHPSPKMPPTQKMFPGPRVPPHPKIHTDSFPGLKKNHYGRKIPNLFGDRLDRLEEEVRRLSQSYDSLHNMVSGLGDHLRLTIQEDTSKMIGSLMNSPNVPDTTMGFGIIPDGIVHAADKADLSPYPPVGEILSKVTEVSDSLKTKTDLLDEVHGMVLNHDGQIKHLLESARPSPLTSIDMLEEYVDSRLSNLRMELLDGFEKKLVNIQSTCDYRIKEVQQQCEEGKASNLHLQQTLDGKELEIKKEISQLETQIQGLTIVESCCSNLNYLTKRMDILEKGLHSISESQKNLHSRLDNELSTITLGNIFEGRFEDLEARLNFTERGTGSCCSSVEDSMRGLMGSELDGTRTLFEDKIRTLEERFMTVVDVNNVSSTVALDGAVMPLLEGELAIIRKGMDEKMEVLQSQMATLESTCSLGCISTSKDVEIFRTEIEDCQSKNQDLLLRMDSNSDLLRKLNATILEIQRRIEEEAAESLQGEITLLKINLNTMSKSLTGLKDSVSQYSDTVLHVNSSLDERERKMEDEVHSIQEKINNQGSRLLFSNKRVLNLKGDLERLKSRIINDLSNCKNVAHGLQKEVLQFDDRVAQVEDMCGRLGTVTGSLDHIRNELENNAGTMWGYMNHMNETLASHSQEITLLKDNLLDCQAKVTELAEDISLLESKCQGNQH, from the exons GAGCTACTGTGCATATGTGGTGCAGAGGAATATAACTTGCACCCTTCAGGATGGAGCAGAGAGCTATGTGAAAGCCGAATATCACAAGTGCAGTTGGGGACCCAAGTGTCCTGGGAAAGTCCT GTACCACACATTCTTCAGACCTAGGTACAAGATTGGCTACAAGACGGTGACTGAGATAGCATGGAGGTGCTGCCCAGGCCTCATGGGAGAAGGATGCCATGACAACCCTACTGACCAGCCAGGGCTTCTGCCCCAGCACCCCAGCCCTAAGATGCCTCCTACACAGAAGATGTTCCCAGGTCCTAGAGTTCCCCCTCATCCCAAAATTCATACAGACTCATTTCCAGGACTAAAGAAGAATCATTATG GTCGAAAAATACCTAATTTGTTTGGAGACCGACTGGATCGGCTAGAGGAAGAAGTCAGGCGTCTCTCACAGTCCTACGACAGCCTGCACAACATGGTGAGTGGCCTGGGGGACCACTTGCGGCTCACCATCCAGGAGGACACCAGTAAGATGATTGGCTCCCTGATGAACAGCCCAAATGTGCCAGACACAACCATGGGATTTGGAATCATTCCTGATGGGATTGTACATGCAGCAGACAAAGCTGACCTCTCCCCTTATCCACCAGTGGGTGAGATCCTAAGCAAAGTGACTGAGGTGAGTGACTCACTGAAAACCAAGACTGACTTGCTAGATGAGGTGCACGGCATGGTGCTGAACCATGATGGGCAGATCAAACACCTGCTGGAGTCAGCTCGGCCTTCTCCCCTCACCTCCATTGATATGCTAGAAGAATATGTGGACAGCAGGCTTAGCAACCTGCGCATGGAGCTGCTGGATGGCTTTGAGAAGAAACTGGTGAACATCCAGAGCACGTGTGATTATCGGATCAAGGAAGTTCAGCAACAATGTGAAGAAGGAAAGGCTTCCAACCTCCATCTTCAGCAGACCCTAGATGGAAAAGAGCTGGAAATAAAGAAGGAAATCTCCCAACTGGAAACCCAGATCCAAGGGCTGACCATTGTGGAAAGCTGCTGTAGCAACTTGAACTACCTCACCAAACGGATGGATATCCTGGAGAAGGGCTTGCACAGTATTTCTGAGTCTCAGAAGAATCTGCACTCCAGGTTGGACAATGAACTTTCTACTATTACCTTGGGGAACATCTTTGAAGGGCGCTTTGAGGACCTTGAAGCCAGACTGAATTTCACAGAAAGGGGAACAGGAAGCTGTTGCTCCAGTGTGGAGGACAGTATGAGAGGTCTGATGGGATCAGAGCTGGATGGCACAAGGACATTGTTTGAGGACAAAATAAGAACCTTGGAGGAGAGATTTATGACCGTTGTTGATGTGAATAATGTCAGCTCCACAGTGGCACTAGATGGCGCTGTAATGCCCCTGTTGGAAGGAGAGCTTGCTATCATAAGGAAGGGAATGGATGAGAAGATGGAAGTACTACAGAGCCAGATGGCCACCTTGGAGAGCACGTGCTCACTGGGTTGCATATCCACTTCCAAAGATGTAGAGATATTTCGTACAGAAATTGAGGATTGCCAGAGCAAGAACCAGGATTTACTGCTCAGAATGGACAGCAACTCTGACCTGCTACGGAAACTTAATGCTACCATCTTGGAGATCCAGAGGCGGATCGAGGAGGAAGCAGCTGAGTCTTTGCAAGGCGAGATAACTCTGTTGAAGATCAACCTGAACACCATGAGCAAGTCCCTAACTGGGCTGAAGGATTCTGTTTCCCAGTACTCGGACACAGTGCTCCATGTCAACTCATCTCTGGACGAACGTGAGCGCAAAATGGAAGATGAGGTCCACTCAATTCAAGAGAAGATCAACAACCAAGGCTCCCGGCTTCTGTTCAGCAACAAGCGTGTCCTAAACCTAAAAGGAGACCTTGAAAGACTCAAGTCCAGAATCATAAATGATTTGAGCAACTGCAAGAATGTGGCTCACGGCCTGCAGAAAGAAGTACTCCAGTTTGATGATCGTGTGGCCCAGGTGGAGGACATGTGTGGCAGACTGGGCACAGTAACGGGGAGTCTGGACCACATCAGAAATGAGTTGGAAAACAATGCAGGAACTATGTGGGGCTACATGAACCATATGAATGAAACCTTAGCTTCCCACTCTCAGGAAATAACTCTACTCAAGGATAACTTGTTGGATTGCCAGGCAAAAGTTACAGAACTAGCTGAAGACATCAGCCTCTTAGAAAGTAAGTGTCAAGGCAACCAGCATTAG